A window of Bacillus sp. DX3.1 genomic DNA:
GGGATTGTATTTTATTCAGCCAATGAAAGTAAGGAGAATACAATGAACAATTATAAATTGACGATTCAATATGATGGTGGACGCTATAAGGGATGGCAAAGACTTGGTAATAACGATAATACCATTCAAGGAAAAATTGAAAGTGTATTATCAGAAATGGTCGGAAGAGATATCGAAATTATCGGTTGCAGCAGAACAGATGCTGGTGTACACGCTCTTAACCAAGTAGCTAATTTTATGATTGAGGAGAATTTGACGGAACCTAAAGTTAAAAAGTATTTAAATCAATACTTGCCAAACGATATTAGTATTACTGATGTGAAGCTAGTTCCAGAGCGTTTTCATGCTCGCTATAATTCTAAAGCGAAAACGTATTCATATAAGATTTGGAATGAGGAACATACAAATCCATTTATGCGTAAATATAGCATGCATGTTGAGAAAAAGTTAAATATTGAAAGCATGAAAAAAGCAGCGCAATATTTAATCGGTTCACATGATTTTACTGCTTTTTCAAACGCTAAATCTAAGAAGAAGTCTATGGTTCGAGAAGTATATATGCTCGATATAGTAGAAAATGAAGGTTTCATCCAAATTAGAGTGAGCGGAAACGGATTTCTTCACAATATGGTGAGAAAGATCGTTGGAGCGTTAGTAGAAGTTGGCTTAGGTCAGTTAGATGCTAACGCAATACCACAAATTTTAGAGGCGAAACAACGAAACCAAATCAATTGTCTTGCTGATGCAAGTGGGTTGTATTTGGAGAAGGTTGATTTTTAGACAAACAGATGTAATTTATCCCGCATTAACGGGCAGTAAAACCCTCACTGATTAAAGTTTCACTTTATGTTGTAAACTCACTAGCATCCCATATGTTCCTACATACACTTTGGACATGTAGAAAATGTTGTGCGGTTGGTGTAGATAGAAGCTAAATCAAAAAGAAAGAGTTAATAACTCTTTCTTTTTTTTGTTTGTGCTTATAGAAACTGTAAAGAAATCAAGGTGATGTATATGTTTGATGCATACAAGTTGTGATGGAGTCATGATAAATCAATAATCTTGATAACTATTTAAATTATATTTTTTTAGTCGATATTGTAGGTTTTGCCTACTCAAGCCTAAAAACTTTGCTGTTTGTGAGATATTACCTTTATTTTCTTTCAGAACTTGATTAATGTATTCTTTTTCCATTTCTTTTATTGTATGCTTTAAAGTTTTAGACGTATCATTGGTAGCATCATTTGCATCCCGCCTCATTAGAGGGGGATGAATGTTGAATTCACTTTTGGTTAGTTCATAAAAACGTGTTGGAATATGGCGTGTTGTAATGATTTCCTCATCTTCTATTAAGTTCATAGAGCCTTCAATCATGTGTTCCAACTCTCTTATATTTCCAGGCCAATCGTGTTTATAGAAAAACTCTCTTACGTTATGATCCACACCTTTTACTTTTAAGCCAAATTGGGTATTATACTTTTCAATAAAACAATGAAGAAGAGTTAAGATATCTTCTTTTCTCTCTCTTAAAGGTGGAAGAAATAAAGTAACAACGCTTAATCTATAGTATAGGTCTTTCCTTAATCGATTGTGTGTAATAGCTTCAACAGGATCTTCATTAATGGTTGCTATGATTCGGACATCTACTTCTTTTTCTTGTGCTCCTCCGATTCTTCGTATTGTTTTATCTTGTATAGCACGCAGTAATTTAGCTTGAAGAGCTGCACTTAATGAGTTAATTTCATCTAATAATAAAGTCCCTCCATTTGCTTCTTCAAATAAACCTGGTTTATCTATTGCACCTGTAAAAGCACCTTTGTTCGTGCCAAATAATAGGCTTTCCATTAGGGTTTCTGGTATAGCAGCACAGTTTTGCGAGATAAAAAGATTTGCTGAACGATGACTTTCATTATGAATGCTTTGTGCAAATAATTCTTTACCAGTTCCCGTTTCTCCCACGATAAGTATGGAGGAAGAGGTACGTGTTACTTTTTTTGCTTCTGTAATGATGGATTGAATTGCCCTAGAATTACCTATTATATGATTAAAGGTAAACTTAGTATTTTGTTTTCGAGGAACATTTGTTTTAATCGGTTGCTTTAATTGGGTAATATCTTTTGAAATCTCAATAGCACCTTTAATTTTTCCATTTTCTATTATGGGGAAGGTATCATTAATTGTCGTAATCTCTTTTCCTTTATTATTAAAATAAGTTTGTTTTATGTTTTTTTTTGT
This region includes:
- a CDS encoding sigma 54-interacting transcriptional regulator codes for the protein MHTKEINFKKLVEMNMLYETLLNEIDIGIHIINEESKTIIYNRKMMEIESMDCRDVLHKNPLEVFAFEENKSSTLIEALKLGKTKKNIKQTYFNNKGKEITTINDTFPIIENGKIKGAIEISKDITQLKQPIKTNVPRKQNTKFTFNHIIGNSRAIQSIITEAKKVTRTSSSILIVGETGTGKELFAQSIHNESHRSANLFISQNCAAIPETLMESLLFGTNKGAFTGAIDKPGLFEEANGGTLLLDEINSLSAALQAKLLRAIQDKTIRRIGGAQEKEVDVRIIATINEDPVEAITHNRLRKDLYYRLSVVTLFLPPLRERKEDILTLLHCFIEKYNTQFGLKVKGVDHNVREFFYKHDWPGNIRELEHMIEGSMNLIEDEEIITTRHIPTRFYELTKSEFNIHPPLMRRDANDATNDTSKTLKHTIKEMEKEYINQVLKENKGNISQTAKFLGLSRQNLQYRLKKYNLNSYQDY
- the truA gene encoding tRNA pseudouridine(38-40) synthase TruA, whose product is MNNYKLTIQYDGGRYKGWQRLGNNDNTIQGKIESVLSEMVGRDIEIIGCSRTDAGVHALNQVANFMIEENLTEPKVKKYLNQYLPNDISITDVKLVPERFHARYNSKAKTYSYKIWNEEHTNPFMRKYSMHVEKKLNIESMKKAAQYLIGSHDFTAFSNAKSKKKSMVREVYMLDIVENEGFIQIRVSGNGFLHNMVRKIVGALVEVGLGQLDANAIPQILEAKQRNQINCLADASGLYLEKVDF